The window aAAAATCACGTTTACGTAATTTGTTTGCAAATTGAAAAAATGTTCAGTAGAATTTCCTAATATTTTTGCGTTTTAAACAAAATGCTCAAAATTTCGAGGATTTTTTAATTTTGTTCTTGTTTTTTCTAAAAATGTTCGCATTTGGAAAATTTTATTCGATGTTTCAAATAATGTTCTTGTTTTAAGTAGAGTTCCTTTTTTTACAAAATATGTTTGAGATTCCCAAAAAAATGTTCGAGTTCGTAAAGGTTTGTTAGCAAATTTAGAAAATGTTTGTTTTCCTAAATATATTAACTTATGTGCAAAAGGAAACCACGTTCGAGTTTTTTAAAATACTTTATTTTCGTTTGCCTCCTGTAGTTCATATTAACTGAGCTGCCATTTTACGCAAACAAGTCAGTGAACACATTCTCTAGCTACGTGGATTAGTTTCTGGAGGTCGTAGGTTCCATACCATTCACGCACGTTTTGGGGAATTTTTTGCTAGTTGTTCTCTAAATTTTGCCTTTGTCGTTCTCTTCTTTAGGTATCGCGTTACAAAATTTACATTGGAGTGAGCCTGTCGCACTGGCTAACTGCGCGGTCCTGTTGCCAGTTTTTGATGATTTTTCACGGCACGCTACCATAAATGAGCCGACCTAGGTCAGTCATCCCCTGTGCGAATCATCGACTGTTTGCCGCAATAAGCGGCGTATAGGAAGTCCCGAGACTAGCAATCTGTCTCGCCAAAATGTTTCCTGCAGCGCACACGGGGATGGCCCAATCATCGACTGTTCGCTGATGTGTACGTTCGGTTGTTTTAATTCATTTTATTTATTTTCCgttttccttttttgtttggtTTTCTTATTTCTTCTTCAGTTTTCTTTTTGTCATTATACTTCTTTTATTTCTTCTGTTTTGCTTTGGTTTCTCTTTGTTTCTTTCATTGTTGTCATAGATTTTTCTTTCTTTCCTCATTTTCCTCcattttttctttggttttttcCTTATTTCTTaatattcaaaaaatttatttgtTTGTCTTTGTTTCTTTATGGTTTTCATTGTTCCATTCCTTCGCActtctttcttttgtttcatTTGTTTCTTTGTCTATTTTTATTGGTGTTCTTTGTTTGTTTTGGTTCTCATTCTTCATTTTTCCTATACGTCAAGAATATTTTTCTAATACATATTTAATATTTTTAATACATTTTCAATATTTGTTTCTCTACATATTTTAAATAcaatattattatttttaataaATGAGCAACATGTTTTTAAACAGATTTGAACATTTCGAAATGCCTGATTAACAATTTTCAAATACAATGTTAGTACTTTTAATACATGCTCAATATTCTTTatacaagtttaacatttttaaaataatttATTAATATTTTCTGAATACATAGTCACAAAACATATACACATTTAACAGTTTTTAAATGTTTTattagcatttctcaaattcttgactaatttttttaaatacatTATCAAATATTTTACGTACACAttatacttgttttgtatacacGAGAAACATTTATTGTTTACACGTTTCACATTTTTTAAATATGTGGTTAACATTATTTTCAAATGCTTTTATGTAAagtatttttttatatatttatttggaatatttggaaGCATAAACAAAAGTAAAAATTAAAACAGAAAAACAATATTTGGAATATATTTGACAGTatacaaaataataataaattaaagcAAAAAATAGAAAAACGTGAAAAAACGAGGCTATGGCCTCCCGTGCGCCTGGGTCGGCCCATCTCGCGCCTCCTTCAGGTGAGGTTTCCCTTTGTCTCGTGTGAAGCGAGTCATAGAGGCGCTTGGGAAATCACCTAATATTGCCTCCTTCTCTAGCTTTGAAAGGATTCGGGCTCTGAGGAGCAATCTGGATCAACGAACTCTTTactaagactagccacaatgggtaataacatagagtagtaacatgggcatgttactactctatgttactacctctatagtggggagtaacatatgtgtagtaacatgcatcacttcatttattatgctatagactcattttgccttgatatgtgtgatgttacacatactagtagtaactagctatgttaccacatgcctctctttTTTCGTTTAttacttgccacatcatctattttatctagatatatgtgatgttactacctatgttactcccactgtgggtagtctaaggTTTTACGGATCAACCCAACATGGCACTCTCGGATTTGACGTTGGTTTGGGTACTTGGCCCACCCTCCTGAaattccggggggggggggggggggaggggtggtTAGTTTGCACCCGTATCCGTTGTTCTTTTATTTTTGGGCTTTGAGCCAGTTACGACCTTTCTACGTGTGTAATCGAACAACCTCCTGACAGTATAACTGGCCGGGCCAATCAGACCGACCCACGAGCACGCTGGCACGACCTGCCATGGGCCAGGCACGACACAGGCTAAACGGGCCGTGCCTGGGCCTCGAGGCTGGGAACATGGGGTCGGCATGGCACGGCCCAATTATTATTTTTCATTTTTCCAGAAAATATATATTACAACCCAATAGGCCGAAAAACATGCGCCCCGGTGTGCTAAACGTGccatgggccggcctttttaataACCAGGCCGTGCCTGGGCCGAGGAGTGACGCATCTGGGCCGGCACGGCACGGCGCCACGGCGGGCCGGGCCGTGCCAGGCACGATTAGCACGGGCCAGGCCGTGCCGGGCCTTTTGGCCAGCTCTGCCTGACAGTTACACGAGAACCGGCCTGGCCCGTTTGGCCAGCTCTGCCTGACAGTTACACGAGAACCCCACTCTGTCTGTGTCTCTCTCACTGACTCGCCCCACTCCCCCAACCCCAAGATGCCCAATTctctcctgctcctcctcctcctcgtcctccgcgCAGTCACCGGAGACGCCGCCGCCGATTCGGCAGACCCCTGCGCGGGCCGCAGGATCCACATCCGGGACTTGCCCCCGCGCTTCAACACGCACCTCTTTCGCCACTGCGACGCCGCCTTCCCGCTCGCCGACCCGTCCTCGTCGGCCACCTCCACGCCGACCTGCGAGTCGCTCGCCAACCACGGGCTCGGCCCGCGCACCCACGCCCGCAGCTGCTCCTGGTACCGCACGGACGCGCGCCTCCTCGAGCCCTTCTTCCACCGCCGACTCCTCGAGCGCCGCTGCCTCGTCGCCGACCCTGGCCTCGCCGACGCCGTCTTCCTCCCGTACTACGCGGCGCTCGACTCTATCCCCTACGTGCTCGACCCCTCGCTCCTCAACTCCTCCGCGCTTCACGGCGCGTCCCTTGCCCAGTTCCTGGCGCGCGACCGGCCCCAGATCCTGGCGCGTCGGCATGGGCACGACCATTTCATGGTCCTCGGCGGGTCCGCGTGGGACCACTCGCAGCCGCCGCGCGCGGAGCCCCGGCTGCTGGGCACCACGTCGCTGGTCAGGCTGCCGGAGTTCGAGAACTTCACGTTCCTGGCGCTCGAGTCGCGCTCGTGGCCGTGGCAGGAGCACGCGATCCCGCACCCGACGTCTTTCCACCCGGCTTCGCTCCCGCGGCTGGAGGCCTGGCTTGCGCGCGCGCGGCGCTCCCGCCGCACCACGCTGATGCTCTTCGCCGGCGGCGTCTCGCGCCCGTCCAGGCCCAACATCCGGGGCTCCATCCTCGCCGAGTGCGCGAACCGCACTGACGCGTGCGTCGTCGTGGACTGCTCGGCCGGCAAGTGCTCCCACGACCCCGTCCGGTACATGCGCCCGATGCTGGGTGCCAAGTTCTGCCTGGAGCCGCCGGGGGACACGCCGACGCGGCGGTCCACGTTCGACGCCATACTCGCCGGGTGCGTGCCGGTGTTCTTCGAGGACGCCGCGGCGAGGCGGCAGTACGGCTGGCACCTTCCCCCCGGGCGGTACGACGAGTTCTCCGTGTACATACAGAAGGAGACGGTGGTGCTCGGGGGCGTGAAGATCGCCGAGACGCTGGCGGCCGTGCCCGAGGCGGAGGTGCGGAGGATGCGGGAGCGCGCGCTGGAGATGGCGCCCAGGGTGCTGTACCGGAGGCACGGGAGCACCGCAGAGCTGAGAGAGGCGGGCAAGGACGCGGTGGACCTCGCCGTGGACGGCGCGCTCCGGAGGATACGCAGGCGGGCTCGCGCGCTGGAGGAAGGCCAGCCGGAGAGGATATACGCGCAGGAGGACGACAGTGTCGACGCGTAGGACTACGAAATGTCAAATGAAAAGCTCTTGAAGACATTCTCTTGGTCCGGATTTGGGCATTTTTATATCGTGCAGTCCGCAGTTTACCTGCATCTTTCGCTTTGAAGAGTGTACATTTGCTATGTCATCCACGAGATTTGTTCTTGTAAATGTGGGCAAGTCATTTGCATTTTCAAGTCATTTGCATTTGCTATGGTTCAAGTCTGTATTTTCATGGTTTAGAGCAAACTGGTTATGATCACATTCACATACTACTTTTTGCGGGATAATAGTAGGTATTTATTCCTCAAGAATAGTGTTGCTGCTAATACAATCTTTTTGACGCTGTCTGGAACACGGTGCAATCAGCACGGTGCTACCTCTAGATCTCCCTGCTATTGGACCTTACGAGGTAGCAATTGACATAAGAATTTATGTAAGCCTGGGATATATTTTAATGCTTTCTACGTGATTCACATAACAAGTCAAGCAACTGTGCATATTACTCTTTCTTAAATTCTGAGAAGTATTTTCCACTGCAACCGAATAAGATTATGCCATTGGTTTTTCGGTTAGAGTTAGGGCAACTCCAACGCGCTGACGCAAACGGACGTGTTttttgtccgctttttgtccgtttggatCGGCTGGAGGTGTGATGTTCGGCCGTGTCCGCTCAAATCTGCCTGATGCGCCCAACAGGCCGACACCTTTTCGTCCGCTCATCTGAAGCAAATTTAATCTAAAATGGGCCAGGTCGACCACTAGGATGTCTCTCGGCCGCTTCCTTTGCGCCCAGGTGGATGCCCTCCGACCACAGGTGTGGCGTTGAGGTCGATGGCCACGGCCGTGGGGGTGGTCGGCGTGATCATGCTCCCTTCCGGCAAGCAGTGCCCGGGCGAGGTGGAGAAGCGGGACGTGGCCGGCTCGTGCGGCGGAGGAAAGACGTGTGTCTGCGGCATGGTAGATGAGCGCGGCGACTCCGACATGGGCGGACAGGCAGCCGGTGAGCCCGTGCTCGCCGCGGCCATGGCGGGGCGACAAGAATGGTCGACTCCGCACGAGGAACCCTA is drawn from Aegilops tauschii subsp. strangulata cultivar AL8/78 chromosome 1, Aet v6.0, whole genome shotgun sequence and contains these coding sequences:
- the LOC109770170 gene encoding probable xyloglucan galactosyltransferase GT19 codes for the protein MPNSLLLLLLLVLRAVTGDAAADSADPCAGRRIHIRDLPPRFNTHLFRHCDAAFPLADPSSSATSTPTCESLANHGLGPRTHARSCSWYRTDARLLEPFFHRRLLERRCLVADPGLADAVFLPYYAALDSIPYVLDPSLLNSSALHGASLAQFLARDRPQILARRHGHDHFMVLGGSAWDHSQPPRAEPRLLGTTSLVRLPEFENFTFLALESRSWPWQEHAIPHPTSFHPASLPRLEAWLARARRSRRTTLMLFAGGVSRPSRPNIRGSILAECANRTDACVVVDCSAGKCSHDPVRYMRPMLGAKFCLEPPGDTPTRRSTFDAILAGCVPVFFEDAAARRQYGWHLPPGRYDEFSVYIQKETVVLGGVKIAETLAAVPEAEVRRMRERALEMAPRVLYRRHGSTAELREAGKDAVDLAVDGALRRIRRRARALEEGQPERIYAQEDDSVDA